A portion of the Osmia lignaria lignaria isolate PbOS001 chromosome 15, iyOsmLign1, whole genome shotgun sequence genome contains these proteins:
- the mRpL24 gene encoding mitochondrial ribosomal protein L24 codes for MRLTGTLLSKMGEWSKKYGNLPDRYIDRVMEKVYWQSPPGKPQYLRKKIVATNKFYFSIHRPWTATFQVENFNHKRRDFVPVEPIKDWSFFRGDRVEVLVGKDRGKQGIVRDIIQERNWIIVQGLNTKLIIQGKTKDFPGVCMLIEQPLLVTTQVLLVDPYDLKGAPIEWRYTEEGERVRISTRSNRIIPIPGSSKETIDYKSPELYVDRPKDTVADDVKEVTFEAHLKTFEMDIMDKMGIKEDRVPKKYFWY; via the exons ATGAGGTTGACAGGTACTTTACTTTCAAAAATGGGTGAATGGTctaaaaaatatggaaatttgCCAGATCGGTATATAGACCGCGTTATGGAAAAG GTGTATTGGCAATCACCTCCGGGGAAACCGCAATATCTTCGAAAGAAAATAGTAGCaacaaacaaattttatttttctattcaccGACCATGGACCGCAACATTtcaagtcgaaaattttaatcatAAACGGAGAGATTTCGTTCCAGTTGAACCCATTAAAGATTGGAGTTTCTTTCGCGGAGATCGC gtAGAAGTACTTGTTGGAAAAGATAGAGGAAAACAGGGAATAGTGAGGGATATTATTCAGGAAAGAAATTGGATTATTGTACAAGGCCTAAATACAAAGTTAATAATACAAGGAAAGACCAAAGATTTTCCTGGTGTTTGTATGCTTATAGAACAACCATTATTAGTTACTACACAGGTTCTGTTAGTGGATCCCTATGATTT aaagGGAGCTCCCATAGAATGGAGGTATACAGAAGAAGGTGAAAGAGTAAGAATATCAACTAGATCTAATAGAATAATTCCAATACCAGGATCAAGTAAAGAAACTATAGACTACAAATCCCCTGAATTATATGTAGACCGACCAAAAGATACTGTTGCAGATGATGTAAAGGAGGTAACATTTGAG GCTCATTTAAAAACGTTTGAAATGGATATTATGGACAAGATGGGTATTAAAGAAGACCGTGTACCAAAGAAATATTTTTGGTACTAG
- the LOC117600348 gene encoding m-AAA protease-interacting protein 1, mitochondrial isoform X2: MSNLLERCIFHIQMRPLVTLNIRNKYHTKMKRSLHWIELKYNNLKNSSFSMYKLIHTNLERKEKESRLPSLMWHRGSVKPAPIASFLYSIFIRSTVDQDFRIFPFIAGATQAMSVISNALAAQNYEALNEFVDKRAIKVLKHRVDQLTPEQRRLIAIQPENSLIGIAKIQIIKTTDKNEVILQVTAVAMYSNSQPIDFLIPFYEIRNKLESMFKCAYVFQRRYRKGIGESWIAKLINHESF; this comes from the exons ATGTCCAATCTG TTGGAAAGATGtatatttcatatacagatgcGACCATTAGTTACACTTAATATCCGGAACAAATATCACACAAAAATGAAAAGATCCCTTCATTGGATAGAATTAAAAtacaacaatttgaaaaattcaagtttTAGCATGTATAAACTAATTCATACTAATcttgaaaggaaggaaaaagaaagtcGTCTGCCATCATTAATGTGGCATCGAGGAAGTGTTAAACCCGCACCAATAGCATCTTTTCTTTATAGTATATTTATACGTTCAACTGTTGATCaagatttcagaatttttccatttataGCTGGAGCTACACAG GCAATGTCAGTAATATCTAATGCATTAGCTGCACAAAATTATGAAGCACTAAATGAATTTGTAGATAAAAGAGCAATTAAAGTTTTAAAACATAGAGTTGATCAGTTAACACCAGAACAAAGAAGACTCATCGCCATACAACCAGAAAATTCTTTAATTGGTATTGCTAagatacaaataattaaaactacag ataaaaatgaaGTAATTCTTCAAGTAACAGCTGTAGCAATGTATTCAAATTCTCAGCCTATAGATTTTTTAATACCTTTTTATGAGATCAGGAACAAGTTGGAATCTATGTTCAAGTGTGCATATGTATTTCAAAGAAGATATAGAAAGGGTATTGGGGAATCGTGGATAGCAAAATTAATTAACCATG AGAGTTTCTAG
- the LOC117600348 gene encoding m-AAA protease-interacting protein 1, mitochondrial isoform X3: MLLFQLERCIFHIQMRPLVTLNIRNKYHTKMKRSLHWIELKYNNLKNSSFSMYKLIHTNLERKEKESRLPSLMWHRGSVKPAPIASFLYSIFIRSTVDQDFRIFPFIAGATQAMSVISNALAAQNYEALNEFVDKRAIKVLKHRVDQLTPEQRRLIAIQPENSLIDKNEVILQVTAVAMYSNSQPIDFLIPFYEIRNKLESMFKCAYVFQRRYRKGIGESWIAKLINHESF, from the exons atgttattatttcaGTTGGAAAGATGtatatttcatatacagatgcGACCATTAGTTACACTTAATATCCGGAACAAATATCACACAAAAATGAAAAGATCCCTTCATTGGATAGAATTAAAAtacaacaatttgaaaaattcaagtttTAGCATGTATAAACTAATTCATACTAATcttgaaaggaaggaaaaagaaagtcGTCTGCCATCATTAATGTGGCATCGAGGAAGTGTTAAACCCGCACCAATAGCATCTTTTCTTTATAGTATATTTATACGTTCAACTGTTGATCaagatttcagaatttttccatttataGCTGGAGCTACACAG GCAATGTCAGTAATATCTAATGCATTAGCTGCACAAAATTATGAAGCACTAAATGAATTTGTAGATAAAAGAGCAATTAAAGTTTTAAAACATAGAGTTGATCAGTTAACACCAGAACAAAGAAGACTCATCGCCATACAACCAGAAAATTCTTTAATTG ataaaaatgaaGTAATTCTTCAAGTAACAGCTGTAGCAATGTATTCAAATTCTCAGCCTATAGATTTTTTAATACCTTTTTATGAGATCAGGAACAAGTTGGAATCTATGTTCAAGTGTGCATATGTATTTCAAAGAAGATATAGAAAGGGTATTGGGGAATCGTGGATAGCAAAATTAATTAACCATG AGAGTTTCTAG
- the LOC117600348 gene encoding m-AAA protease-interacting protein 1, mitochondrial isoform X1 yields the protein MLLFQLERCIFHIQMRPLVTLNIRNKYHTKMKRSLHWIELKYNNLKNSSFSMYKLIHTNLERKEKESRLPSLMWHRGSVKPAPIASFLYSIFIRSTVDQDFRIFPFIAGATQAMSVISNALAAQNYEALNEFVDKRAIKVLKHRVDQLTPEQRRLIAIQPENSLIGIAKIQIIKTTDKNEVILQVTAVAMYSNSQPIDFLIPFYEIRNKLESMFKCAYVFQRRYRKGIGESWIAKLINHESF from the exons atgttattatttcaGTTGGAAAGATGtatatttcatatacagatgcGACCATTAGTTACACTTAATATCCGGAACAAATATCACACAAAAATGAAAAGATCCCTTCATTGGATAGAATTAAAAtacaacaatttgaaaaattcaagtttTAGCATGTATAAACTAATTCATACTAATcttgaaaggaaggaaaaagaaagtcGTCTGCCATCATTAATGTGGCATCGAGGAAGTGTTAAACCCGCACCAATAGCATCTTTTCTTTATAGTATATTTATACGTTCAACTGTTGATCaagatttcagaatttttccatttataGCTGGAGCTACACAG GCAATGTCAGTAATATCTAATGCATTAGCTGCACAAAATTATGAAGCACTAAATGAATTTGTAGATAAAAGAGCAATTAAAGTTTTAAAACATAGAGTTGATCAGTTAACACCAGAACAAAGAAGACTCATCGCCATACAACCAGAAAATTCTTTAATTGGTATTGCTAagatacaaataattaaaactacag ataaaaatgaaGTAATTCTTCAAGTAACAGCTGTAGCAATGTATTCAAATTCTCAGCCTATAGATTTTTTAATACCTTTTTATGAGATCAGGAACAAGTTGGAATCTATGTTCAAGTGTGCATATGTATTTCAAAGAAGATATAGAAAGGGTATTGGGGAATCGTGGATAGCAAAATTAATTAACCATG AGAGTTTCTAG
- the LOC117600348 gene encoding m-AAA protease-interacting protein 1, mitochondrial isoform X4, translated as MRPLVTLNIRNKYHTKMKRSLHWIELKYNNLKNSSFSMYKLIHTNLERKEKESRLPSLMWHRGSVKPAPIASFLYSIFIRSTVDQDFRIFPFIAGATQAMSVISNALAAQNYEALNEFVDKRAIKVLKHRVDQLTPEQRRLIAIQPENSLIGIAKIQIIKTTDKNEVILQVTAVAMYSNSQPIDFLIPFYEIRNKLESMFKCAYVFQRRYRKGIGESWIAKLINHESF; from the exons atgcGACCATTAGTTACACTTAATATCCGGAACAAATATCACACAAAAATGAAAAGATCCCTTCATTGGATAGAATTAAAAtacaacaatttgaaaaattcaagtttTAGCATGTATAAACTAATTCATACTAATcttgaaaggaaggaaaaagaaagtcGTCTGCCATCATTAATGTGGCATCGAGGAAGTGTTAAACCCGCACCAATAGCATCTTTTCTTTATAGTATATTTATACGTTCAACTGTTGATCaagatttcagaatttttccatttataGCTGGAGCTACACAG GCAATGTCAGTAATATCTAATGCATTAGCTGCACAAAATTATGAAGCACTAAATGAATTTGTAGATAAAAGAGCAATTAAAGTTTTAAAACATAGAGTTGATCAGTTAACACCAGAACAAAGAAGACTCATCGCCATACAACCAGAAAATTCTTTAATTGGTATTGCTAagatacaaataattaaaactacag ataaaaatgaaGTAATTCTTCAAGTAACAGCTGTAGCAATGTATTCAAATTCTCAGCCTATAGATTTTTTAATACCTTTTTATGAGATCAGGAACAAGTTGGAATCTATGTTCAAGTGTGCATATGTATTTCAAAGAAGATATAGAAAGGGTATTGGGGAATCGTGGATAGCAAAATTAATTAACCATG AGAGTTTCTAG
- the LOC117600340 gene encoding mucosa-associated lymphoid tissue lymphoma translocation protein 1 isoform X1, whose translation MACFNKDTFIECLPISVYNDLVNALNKDSAWMTLANHVAEWLEYPGALWIQSLKDIKHPHESSGQKLLSELNIKMCTVEILCTLLNECNLLNVLSILSHSEPLNIIVHPTEELETNILKISFGQHLRLCCMAVGMPPPNYIWYHGDAQLQNCTSNQLDIIITSASQSGEYRCKVLQIKHDGTLISTLISKAVTVQVGPIPVKIEKQPQALIEIKAGDSYTISCEANGYPKPHYQWFHENTKLEGETSNTLHIQNFSSIYEGKYYCYIYNDISEVYTEKTHVMMDHPRLKAVAKIALIIANGEYEHHGTLPTARNDAAHIANLLKEIDFEVICLMNLTITQMKKVIQLFSEALVTGVYGLFYFAGHGFKIQESYMLATDSPETYLRKDAICESELLTAFLKNDPKLLIIILDMCQTLPPKEFNPDIYRELPTVNEYKSNKNLRNLIQAYSTSSYRPSYEKVNSKYGLYVTHLSKYITKNITVTKIFEDVGKSFDSSFKGKERNQIPMFASSVTKPFRLTDAIYKKNLSDSISYLNKIISFSTQTLNITFKQVNMSTRIIISLFMEPYLNLIKIKVLDLQNVEINFLNYKPAKRNNLYQDQDRKECWIHNPQINEGPLIISITRNGTPIDATLLHIKDYIPPLLKIMNC comes from the exons ATGGCATGTTTCAATAAAGATACATTTATAGAGTGTTTGCCAATAAGTGTATATAATGATTTAGTCAATGCATTAAATAAAGATTCAGCTTGGATGACACTAGCAAATCATGTAGCTGAATGGCTGGAATATCCAGG CGCTTTGTGGATTCAGTCTTTAAAAGACATAAAACACCCACATGAATCTTCTGGACAGAAACTACTTTctgaattaaatattaaaatgtgcACTGTAGAAATCTTATGTACATTGTTAAATGAATGTAATCTTCTTAATGTTCTTTCTATATTATCACATTCag AACCACTAAATATTATTGTGCATCCAACAGAAGAATTAGAAActaacattttaaaaatttcatttggaCAACATCTTCGCTTATGTTGTATGGCAGTTGGTATGCCACCACCAAATTATATATGGTATCATGGAGATGCACAATTGCAAAATTGTACTTCTAATCaacttgatattattattaccag TGCATCTCAATCAGGAGAATATAGGTGTAAAGTGCTTCAGATAAAACATGATGGAACTCTAATATCAACTTTAATTTCTAAAGCTGTAACTGTCCAAGTTGGTCCTATACctgttaaaatagaaaaacaacCACAAGCATTGATTGAAATCAAAGCTGGTGATAGTTACACAATTTCTTGTGAAGCTAATGGCTACCCTAAACCACATTATCAGTGGTTCCATGAAAATACTAAATTAGAAGGAGAAACTTCTAATACATTACAT ATACAAAACTTCAGTTCAATATATGAAGGAAAATATTATTGTTACATTTATAATGATATTAGTGAAGTCTATACTGAAAAGACTCATGTGATG ATGGATCATCCAAGATTGAAAGCAGTTGCAAAAATAGCTTTAATTATTGCAAATGGAGAGTATGAACATCATGGGACTCTTCCAACTGCTAGGAATGATGCTGCACATATAGCTAATCTTCTTAAAGAAATAGACTTTGAAGTAATTTGCCTGATGAATTTGACTATTACTCAAATGAAAAAAGTGATACAATTATTTAGTGAAGCTTTAGTGACTGGTGTATATG gtttattttattttgctggTCATGGTTTCAAAATACAAGAAAGTTATATGCTTGCAACAGATTCTCCAGAAACATATTTAAGAAAGGATGCAATATGTGAAAGTGAATTATTAACTGCATTCCTTAAAAATGAtcctaaattattaattattatcttaGACATGTGTCAAACTTTGCCCCCAAA AGAATTTAATCCCGATATTTATCGCGAGCTACCAACAGTAAATGAATACAAAAGCAATAAAAATCTACGAAACTTAATTCAAGCATATTCCACGTCTAGTTATCGACCTAGCTATGAAAAAGTAAACAGCAAATATGGTTTATACGTGACTCATCTTAGTAAATATATTACTAAAAATATAACagttacaaaaatatttgaagatGTAGGAAAAT CTTTTGATAGCAGTTTCAAAGGTAAAGAACGCAATCAGATTCCAATGTTTGCTTCATCAGTTACGAAGCCGTTTCGACTTACTGATGCTATATACAAAA AAAATCTTTCAGATTCCATTagttatttaaacaaaataatatcattCTCAACACAAACACTAAATATAACTTTCAAACAAGTAAATATGAGTACTAGAATTATAATATCACTATTCATGGAAccctatttaaatttaataaaaatcaaagtactTGACTTACAAAACGTAGAAATCAACTTCCTTAATTACAAACCTGCGAAACGAAATAATTTATACCAGGATCAAGATAGAAAAGAATGCTGGATCCATAATCCTCAGATTAACGag GGACCATTAATTATCTCCATTACCAGGAATGGAACTCCTATTGATGCAACATTGTTACACATAAAAGATTACATACCtccattattaaaaattatgaactgttaa
- the LOC117600340 gene encoding mucosa-associated lymphoid tissue lymphoma translocation protein 1 isoform X2: MACFNKDTFIECLPISVYNDLVNALNKDSAWMTLANHVAEWLEYPGALWIQSLKDIKHPHESSGQKLLSELNIKMCTVEILCTLLNECNLLNVLSILSHSEPLNIIVHPTEELETNILKISFGQHLRLCCMAVGMPPPNYIWYHGDAQLQNCTSNQLDIIITSASQSGEYRCKVLQIKHDGTLISTLISKAVTVQVGPIPVKIEKQPQALIEIKAGDSYTISCEANGYPKPHYQWFHENTKLEGETSNTLHIQNFSSIYEGKYYCYIYNDISEVYTEKTHVMMDHPRLKAVAKIALIIANGEYEHHGTLPTARNDAAHIANLLKEIDFEVICLMNLTITQMKKVIQLFSEALVTGVYGLFYFAGHGFKIQESYMLATDSPETYLRKDAICESELLTAFLKNDPKLLIIILDMCQTLPPKEFNPDIYRELPTVNEYKSNKNLRNLIQAYSTSSYRPSYEKVNSKYGLYVTHLSKYITKNITVTKIFEDVGKSFDSSFKGKERNQIPMFASSVTKPFRLTDAIYKNSISYLNKIISFSTQTLNITFKQVNMSTRIIISLFMEPYLNLIKIKVLDLQNVEINFLNYKPAKRNNLYQDQDRKECWIHNPQINEGPLIISITRNGTPIDATLLHIKDYIPPLLKIMNC; the protein is encoded by the exons ATGGCATGTTTCAATAAAGATACATTTATAGAGTGTTTGCCAATAAGTGTATATAATGATTTAGTCAATGCATTAAATAAAGATTCAGCTTGGATGACACTAGCAAATCATGTAGCTGAATGGCTGGAATATCCAGG CGCTTTGTGGATTCAGTCTTTAAAAGACATAAAACACCCACATGAATCTTCTGGACAGAAACTACTTTctgaattaaatattaaaatgtgcACTGTAGAAATCTTATGTACATTGTTAAATGAATGTAATCTTCTTAATGTTCTTTCTATATTATCACATTCag AACCACTAAATATTATTGTGCATCCAACAGAAGAATTAGAAActaacattttaaaaatttcatttggaCAACATCTTCGCTTATGTTGTATGGCAGTTGGTATGCCACCACCAAATTATATATGGTATCATGGAGATGCACAATTGCAAAATTGTACTTCTAATCaacttgatattattattaccag TGCATCTCAATCAGGAGAATATAGGTGTAAAGTGCTTCAGATAAAACATGATGGAACTCTAATATCAACTTTAATTTCTAAAGCTGTAACTGTCCAAGTTGGTCCTATACctgttaaaatagaaaaacaacCACAAGCATTGATTGAAATCAAAGCTGGTGATAGTTACACAATTTCTTGTGAAGCTAATGGCTACCCTAAACCACATTATCAGTGGTTCCATGAAAATACTAAATTAGAAGGAGAAACTTCTAATACATTACAT ATACAAAACTTCAGTTCAATATATGAAGGAAAATATTATTGTTACATTTATAATGATATTAGTGAAGTCTATACTGAAAAGACTCATGTGATG ATGGATCATCCAAGATTGAAAGCAGTTGCAAAAATAGCTTTAATTATTGCAAATGGAGAGTATGAACATCATGGGACTCTTCCAACTGCTAGGAATGATGCTGCACATATAGCTAATCTTCTTAAAGAAATAGACTTTGAAGTAATTTGCCTGATGAATTTGACTATTACTCAAATGAAAAAAGTGATACAATTATTTAGTGAAGCTTTAGTGACTGGTGTATATG gtttattttattttgctggTCATGGTTTCAAAATACAAGAAAGTTATATGCTTGCAACAGATTCTCCAGAAACATATTTAAGAAAGGATGCAATATGTGAAAGTGAATTATTAACTGCATTCCTTAAAAATGAtcctaaattattaattattatcttaGACATGTGTCAAACTTTGCCCCCAAA AGAATTTAATCCCGATATTTATCGCGAGCTACCAACAGTAAATGAATACAAAAGCAATAAAAATCTACGAAACTTAATTCAAGCATATTCCACGTCTAGTTATCGACCTAGCTATGAAAAAGTAAACAGCAAATATGGTTTATACGTGACTCATCTTAGTAAATATATTACTAAAAATATAACagttacaaaaatatttgaagatGTAGGAAAAT CTTTTGATAGCAGTTTCAAAGGTAAAGAACGCAATCAGATTCCAATGTTTGCTTCATCAGTTACGAAGCCGTTTCGACTTACTGATGCTATATACAAAA ATTCCATTagttatttaaacaaaataatatcattCTCAACACAAACACTAAATATAACTTTCAAACAAGTAAATATGAGTACTAGAATTATAATATCACTATTCATGGAAccctatttaaatttaataaaaatcaaagtactTGACTTACAAAACGTAGAAATCAACTTCCTTAATTACAAACCTGCGAAACGAAATAATTTATACCAGGATCAAGATAGAAAAGAATGCTGGATCCATAATCCTCAGATTAACGag GGACCATTAATTATCTCCATTACCAGGAATGGAACTCCTATTGATGCAACATTGTTACACATAAAAGATTACATACCtccattattaaaaattatgaactgttaa
- the Obp1 gene encoding odorant binding protein 1, with protein MGAKEGLLLFALLYVQTVIVRAAPDWLPPELLEMVQDDKARCMSEHGTKQEQVEEVDKGILKNEPSITCYMYCMLEAFSLVDDEADLEKDMMIGLLPENIQERADAVVSKCVPTTGADNCEKIFNLATCVYAGAPDVWFMV; from the exons ATGGGTGCCAAAGAAGGGCTGCTGTTATTTGCACTGTTGTACGTGCAGACGGTTATCGTGCGCGCAGCG CCGGACTGGCTACCACCGGAGTTATTAGAAATGGTGCAAGATGACAAGGCACGGTGCATGAGTGAACATGGTACCAAACAAG AGCAGGTCGAGGAGGTGGACAAAGGAATCTTGAAAAATGAGCCGTCAATCACCTGCTACATGTATTGCATGCTGGAAGCGTTCAGTTTG GTGGACGACGAGGCAGATTTAGAGAAGGATATGATGATAGGTTTATTGCCAGAAAATATTCAGGAGAGGGCAGATGCTGTTGTGAGCAAATGCGTACCGACAA CTGGCGCTGATAATTGCGAAAAGATATTTAACCTAGCTACCTGTGTCTATGCCGGTGCACCAGAC GTATGGTTCATGGTCTAA